A genomic region of Macaca thibetana thibetana isolate TM-01 chromosome 14, ASM2454274v1, whole genome shotgun sequence contains the following coding sequences:
- the SAC3D1 gene encoding SAC3 domain-containing protein 1 isoform X3, whose protein sequence is MLGCELPVGTCPDMCPAAERAQRERERRLHRLEVVPGCRQDPPRADPQRAVKEYSRPAAGKPRPPPSQLRPPSVLLATVRYLAGEVAESADAARAEVASFVADRLRAVRLDLALQGAGDAEAAVVLEAALATLLAVVARLGPDAARGPADPVLLQAQVQEGFGSLRRCYARGAGPHPRQPAFQGLFLLYNLEMGSRMLPLEFLGSSDPPAPPSQVAGCLPSCPVNCLFLSTLLLRRRHSNYPCSSGGRNRSPGW, encoded by the exons ATGCTCGGCTGCGAGCTGCCCGTGGGCACCTGCCCGGACATGTGCCCGGCCGCCGAGCGCGCCCAGCGTGAAAGGGAGCGCCGCCTACACCGCTTGGAAGTGGTGCCGGGGTGCCGCCAGGACCCGCCCCGCGCCGATCCGCAGCGCGCGGTGAAGGAGTACAGCCGACCCGCCGCCGGCAAGCCCCGGCCCCCACCCAGCCAGTTGCGTCCGCCCTCCGTGCTGCTGGCCACGGTACGCTACCTGGCCGGTGAGGTGGCGGAAAGCGCCGACGCTGCCCGCGCCGAGGTGGCCAGCTTCGTGGCAGACCGCTTGCGAGCTGTGCGCCTGGACCTGGCCCTGCAGGGCGCGGGCGACGCCGAGGCAGCGGTGGTGCTGGAGGCGGCGCTGGCCACGCTGCTGGCCGTGGTGGCGCGGCTCGGGCCCGACGCGGCGCGGGGACCTGCGGACCCGGTGCTGCTGCAGGCCCAGGTGCAAGAGGGCTTCGGCTCGCTGCGGCGCTGCTACGCGCGGGGCGCGGGACCACACCCCCGCCAGCCAGCCTTCCAGGGCCTCTTTCTGCTCTATAACCTGG agatggggtctcgcatGTTGCcacttgaattcctgggctcaagtgatcctcctgccccaccctcccaagtagctgggtgcctgccatcatgcccagttaattgtttatttttgtccaCACTGCTCTTGCGAAGAAGGCATAGTAATTATCCCTGCTCTAGTGGGGGAAGAAATCGAAGCCCTGGGTGGTGA
- the SAC3D1 gene encoding SAC3 domain-containing protein 1 isoform X1, producing MLGCELPVGTCPDMCPAAERAQRERERRLHRLEVVPGCRQDPPRADPQRAVKEYSRPAAGKPRPPPSQLRPPSVLLATVRYLAGEVAESADAARAEVASFVADRLRAVRLDLALQGAGDAEAAVVLEAALATLLAVVARLGPDAARGPADPVLLQAQVQEGFGSLRRCYARGAGPHPRQPAFQGLFLLYNLGSVEALREVLQLPAALRTCPPLRKALAVDAAFREGNAARLFRLLQTLPYLASCAVQCHVGHARREALARLACAFSTPKGQTLPLGFMVNLLALDGLREARDLCQAHGLPLDGEERVVFLRGRYVEEGLPPAGTCKVLVESKLRGRTLEEVVMAEEEDEGADRPGSPA from the exons ATGCTCGGCTGCGAGCTGCCCGTGGGCACCTGCCCGGACATGTGCCCGGCCGCCGAGCGCGCCCAGCGTGAAAGGGAGCGCCGCCTACACCGCTTGGAAGTGGTGCCGGGGTGCCGCCAGGACCCGCCCCGCGCCGATCCGCAGCGCGCGGTGAAGGAGTACAGCCGACCCGCCGCCGGCAAGCCCCGGCCCCCACCCAGCCAGTTGCGTCCGCCCTCCGTGCTGCTGGCCACGGTACGCTACCTGGCCGGTGAGGTGGCGGAAAGCGCCGACGCTGCCCGCGCCGAGGTGGCCAGCTTCGTGGCAGACCGCTTGCGAGCTGTGCGCCTGGACCTGGCCCTGCAGGGCGCGGGCGACGCCGAGGCAGCGGTGGTGCTGGAGGCGGCGCTGGCCACGCTGCTGGCCGTGGTGGCGCGGCTCGGGCCCGACGCGGCGCGGGGACCTGCGGACCCGGTGCTGCTGCAGGCCCAGGTGCAAGAGGGCTTCGGCTCGCTGCGGCGCTGCTACGCGCGGGGCGCGGGACCACACCCCCGCCAGCCAGCCTTCCAGGGCCTCTTTCTGCTCTATAACCTGG GCTCGGTGGAAGCCCTGCGTGAGGTTCTACAGCTGCCTGCTGCCCTGCGCACCTGCCCGCCCCTCCGCAAGGCCTTAGCGGTAGATGCTGCCTTCCGAGAGGGCAATGCTGCCCGCCTGTTCCGCCTGCTCCAGACCCTGCCCTACCTGGCAAGTTGCGCTGTGCAGTGCCATGTGGGCCATGCCCGCCGGGAAGCCCTGGCCCGCCTCGCTTGTGCCTTTAGCACCCCCAAGGGCCAGACCTTGCCTCTGGGCTTCATGGTCAACCTCCTGGCCCTGGATGGACTCAGGGAAGCACGGGACCTGTGCCAGGCCCATGGGCTGCCCTTGGACGGAGAGGAGAGAGTTGTGTTCCTGAGGGGTCGCTATGTGGAGGAAGGGCTACCGCCTGCCGGTACGTGCAAGGTGTTAGTGGAGAGCAAACTTCGAGGACGTACCCTGGAGGAGGTGGTCAtggcagaggaggaagatgagggtgCGGACAGACCTGGGTCCCCAGCCTGA
- the SNX15 gene encoding sorting nexin-15 isoform X1, whose amino-acid sequence MSRQAKDDFLRHYTVSDPRTHPKGYTEYKVTAQFISKKDPEDVKEVVVWKRYSDFRKLHGDLAYTHRNLFRRLEEFPAFPRAQVFGRFEASVIEERRKGAEDLLRFTVHIPALNNSPQLKEFFRGGEVTRPSEMSRDLHILPPPLIPTPPPDDPRLPQPLPAERRGLEELEVPVDPPPSSPAQEALDLLFNCESTEEASGSPARGPLTEAELALFDPFSKEEGAAPSPTHVAELATMEVESARLDQEPWEPGGQEEEEDGEGGPTPAYLSQATDLITQALRDEKAGAYAAALQGYRDGVHVLLQGVPGDPLPARQEGVKKKAAEYLKRAEEILRLHLSQLPP is encoded by the exons ATGTCCCGCCAGGCGAAGGATGACTTCCTGCGGCACTACACAGTGTCGGACCCCAGGACGCACCCCAAGGGCTACACCGAGTACAAAGTAACCGCGCAG TTCATCTCAAAGAAGGACCCAGAGGATGTCAAAGAG GTGGTGGTCTGGAAGCGGTACAGCGACTTCCGCAAGCTGCATGGAGACCTGGCCTACACCCACCGCAACCTCTTCCGCCGCCTTGAGGAGTTCCCTGCGTTCCCCCGGGCCCAGGTGTTCG GCCGATTTGAAGCCTCAGTGATCGAGGAGCGGCGAAAGGGGGCAGAGGACCTGCTTCGCTTCACCGTGCACATACCCGCGCTCAACAACAGCCCCCAGCTCAAGGAGTTCTTCAGG GGTGGGGAGGTGACCCGACCCTCGGAGATGTCCAGGGACCTGCACATCCTGCCACCCCCTCTGATCCCCACCCCGCCCCCTGATGACCCCCGGCTACCCCAGCCGCTCCCTGCAGAAAGGAGGGGACTTGAGGAATTGGAGGTGCCAG TGGACCCCCCACCATCCAGCCCTGCCCAGGAGGCCCTGGATCTTCTCTTTAACTGTGAGAGCACCGAGGAAGCGTCTGGTTCCCCTGCCCGAGGCCCCCTCACCGAGGCTGAGCTGGCCCTCTTCGACCCCTTCTCCAAAGAAG AAGGcgcagcccccagccccacccatgTGGCTGAGCTGGCAACGATGGAGGTGGAGTCAGCAAGGCTGGACCAGGAACCCTGGGAgccaggagggcaggaggaggaagaggacggGGAAGGAGGGCCCACCCCTGCCTATCTAAGCCAGGCCACAGATCTCATCACCCAGGCCCTGCGGGATGAGAAGGCAGGCGCTTATGCTGCCGCGCTCCAGGGCTACCGAGATGGTGTACACGTCTTGCTTCAGGGAGTCCCCG GTGACCCGTTGCCTGCCCGCCAGGAAGGTGTGAAGAAGAAGGCAGCTGAGTACCTGAAGCGGGCAGAGGAGATCCTGCGCCTGCACCTGTCTCAACTCCCACCCTAA
- the SAC3D1 gene encoding SAC3 domain-containing protein 1 isoform X2: MLGCELPVGTCPDMCPAAERAQRERERRLHRLEVVPGCRQDPPRADPQRAVKEYSRPAAGKPRPPPSQLRPPSVLLATVRYLAGEVAESADAARAEVASFVADRLRAVRLDLALQGAGDAEAAVVLEAALATLLAVVARLGPDAARGPADPVLLQAQVQEGFGSLRRCYARGAGPHPRQPAFQGLFLLYNLGESRSWRLGRAWGQEPTMTVEARWKPCVRFYSCLLPCAPARPSARP, translated from the exons ATGCTCGGCTGCGAGCTGCCCGTGGGCACCTGCCCGGACATGTGCCCGGCCGCCGAGCGCGCCCAGCGTGAAAGGGAGCGCCGCCTACACCGCTTGGAAGTGGTGCCGGGGTGCCGCCAGGACCCGCCCCGCGCCGATCCGCAGCGCGCGGTGAAGGAGTACAGCCGACCCGCCGCCGGCAAGCCCCGGCCCCCACCCAGCCAGTTGCGTCCGCCCTCCGTGCTGCTGGCCACGGTACGCTACCTGGCCGGTGAGGTGGCGGAAAGCGCCGACGCTGCCCGCGCCGAGGTGGCCAGCTTCGTGGCAGACCGCTTGCGAGCTGTGCGCCTGGACCTGGCCCTGCAGGGCGCGGGCGACGCCGAGGCAGCGGTGGTGCTGGAGGCGGCGCTGGCCACGCTGCTGGCCGTGGTGGCGCGGCTCGGGCCCGACGCGGCGCGGGGACCTGCGGACCCGGTGCTGCTGCAGGCCCAGGTGCAAGAGGGCTTCGGCTCGCTGCGGCGCTGCTACGCGCGGGGCGCGGGACCACACCCCCGCCAGCCAGCCTTCCAGGGCCTCTTTCTGCTCTATAACCTGGGTGAGTCGCGGTCCTGGCGGCTGGGCAGAGCGTGGGGACAGGAGCCCACCATGACAGTGGag GCTCGGTGGAAGCCCTGCGTGAGGTTCTACAGCTGCCTGCTGCCCTGCGCACCTGCCCGCCCCTCCGCAAGGCCTTAG
- the NAALADL1 gene encoding aminopeptidase NAALADL1 → MQWTKVLGLGLGAAALLGLGIILGHFAIPKKANSPAPSVSAPQDLDLEILETVMGQLDAHRIRENLRELSREPHLASSPRDEDLVQLLLQRWKDPESGLDSAEAFTYEVLLSFPSQEQPNVVDIVGPTGDIIHSCHRTEENVTGEQGGPDVVQPYAAYAPSGTPQGLLVYANRGTEEDFKELQTQGIKLEGTIALTRYGGVGRGAKAVNAAKHGVAGVLVYTDPADINDGLSLPNETFPNSWYLPPSGVERGSYYKYFGDPLTPYLPAIPSSFRLDPANVSGFPPIPTQPIGFQDARDLLCNLNGTLAPDTWQGALGCHYRLGPGFRPDGDFSADSQVNVSIYNRLELRNSSNVLGIIRGAVEPDRYVLYGNHRDSWVHGAVDPSSGTAVLLELSRVLGTLLKKGTWRPRRSIVFASWGAEEFGLIGSTEFTEEFFNKLQERTVAYINVDIAVFANATLRVQGTPPVQSVVFSATKEIRSPGPGDLSIYDNWIRYFNRSSPVYGLVPSLGSLGAGSDYAPFIHFLGISSMDIAYTYDRSKTSARIYPTYHTAFDTFDYVDKFLDPGFSSHQAVARTAGSIILRLSDSFFLPLKVSDYSETLRSFLQAAQQDLGALLEQHSISLGPLVTAVEKFEAAAAALGQHISALKGSPDPLQVRMLNDQLMLLERTFLNPRAFPEERYYSHVLWATRTGSVATFPGLSNACSRARDTASGSEAWAEVQRQLSIVVTALEGAAATLRPVADL, encoded by the exons ATGCAGTGGACGAAGGtgttggggctggggctgggggctgctgcCCTCTTGGGGCTGGGGATCATCCTGGGCCACTTTGCCATTCCCAAAAAAGCCAATTCACCTGCCCCCAGCGTCTCAGCCCCCCAGGACCTGGACCTGGAGATCCTGGAGACCGTCATGGGGCAGCTGGATGCCCACAGGATCCGGGAGAACCTCAG AGAACTCTCCAGGgagccacacctggcctccagccCTCGGGATGAGGATCTGGTGCAGCTGCTGCTACAGCGCTGGAAGGACCCAGAGTCAGGCCTGGACTCGGCCGAGGCCTTCACGTACGAGGTGCTGCTGTCCTTCCCTAGCCAGGAGCAGCCCAACGTCGTGGACATTG TGGGCCCCACCGGGGACATCATCCACTCCTGCCACCGGACCGAGGAGAATGTGACCGGGGAGCAAGGGGGGCCAGATGTGGTACAACCCTATGCCGCCTATGCTCCTTCTGGAACCCCACAG GGCCTCCTCGTCTATGCCAACCGCGGCACGGAAGAAGACTTTAAGGAGCTACAGACTCAGGGCATCAAACTCGAAGGCACCATCGCCCTGACTCGCTATGGGGGTGTAGGGCGTGGGGCCAAG GCTGTGAATGCTGCCAAGCACGGGGTGGCCGGGGTGCTGGTGTACACAGACCCTGCCGACATCAACGATGGGCTGAGCTTGCCCAACGAAACCTTTCCCAACTCCTGGTACCTGCCACCCTCAGGAGTGGAGCGAGGCTCCTACTACAAGTATTTTGGGGACCCTCTGACTCCCTACCTTCCAGCCATCCCCTCTTCCTTCCGCCTGGACCCTGCCAATGTCTCTGGATTTCCCCCAATTCCTACACAGCCCATTGGCTTCCAGGATGCAAGAGACCTGCTCTG taACCTCAACGGAACTTTGGCCCCAGACACCTGGCAGGGAGCACTGGGCTGCCACTACAGGCTGGGTCCCGGCTTCCGGCCTGATGGAGACTTCTCAGCAGACAG ccaggtgaaTGTGAGCATCTACAACCGCCTGGAGCTGAGGAACTCTTCCAACGTCCTGGGCATTATCCGCGGGGCTGTGGAGCCTG ATCGCTATGTGCTATATGGGAACCACCGAGACAGCTGGGTGCATGGGGCTGTCGACCCCAGCAGTGGCACCGCCGTCCTCCTGGAGCTCTCCCGCGTCCTGGGGACCCTGCTGAAGAAGG GCACTTGGCGTCCTCGCAGATCAATCGTGTTTGCGAGCTGGGGGGCTGAGGAGTTCGGGCTCATTGGCTCCACGGAATTCACAGAA GAGTTTTTCAACAAGCTGCAGGAGCGCACCGTGGCCTACATCAATGTGGACATCGCGGTGTTTG cCAATGCTACCCTTAGGGTGCAGGGGACGCCCCCAGTCCAGAGTGTCGTCTTCTCTGCAACCAAAGAG ATCCGCTCACCAGGCCCTGGCGACCTGAGCATCTACGACAACTGGATCCGGTACTTCAATCGCAGCAGCCCAGTGTACGGCCTGGTCCCCAG CTTGGGTTCTCTGGGTGCTGGCAGCGACTATGCACCCTTCATTCACTTCCTGGGCATCTCCTCCATGGACATCGCCTACACCTATGACCGG AGCAAGACTTCAGCCAGGATCTACCCCACCTACCACACAGCCTTTGACACCTTTGACTATGTGGACAAGTTTTTGGACCCAG GCTTCAGCAGCCATCAGGCTGTGGCCCGGACAGCGGGGAGTATTATTCTCCGGCTCAGTGACAGCTTCTTCCTGCCCCTCAAAGTCAGTGACTACAGTGAGACACTCCGCAGCTTCCTGCAGGCAGCCCAGCAAGACCTCGGGGCCCTGCTGGAGCAGCACAGCATCAGCCTGG GGCCTCTGGTGACTGCAGTGGAGAAATTTGAGGCAGCAGCTGCAGCCTTGGGCCAACACATATCAGCGCTGAAGGGCAGCCCCGA TCCCCTGCAGGTCCGGATGCTCAATGACCAGTTGATGCTCTTGGAACGGACCTTTCTGAACCCTCGAGCCTTCCCAGAGGAACGCTACTACAG CCATGTGCTCTGGGCAACTCGCACGGGCTCCGTAGCCACATTCCCGGGCCTATCCAATGCCTGCTCCAGGGCCAGGGACACAGCCTCTGGATCTGAAGCTTGGGCTGAGGTGCAGAGACAGCTCAGCATTGTGGTGACAGCCCTGGAGGGTGCGGCAGCCACCCTGAGGCCTGTGGCGGACCTCTGA
- the SNX15 gene encoding sorting nexin-15 isoform X2: MSRQAKDDFLRHYTVSDPRTHPKGYTEYKVTAQFISKKDPEDVKEVVVWKRYSDFRKLHGDLAYTHRNLFRRLEEFPAFPRAQVFGRFEASVIEERRKGAEDLLRFTVHIPALNNSPQLKEFFRGGEVTRPSEMSRDLHILPPPLIPTPPPDDPRLPQPLPAERRGLEELEVPVDPPPSSPAQEALDLLFNCESTEEASGSPARGPLTEAELALFDPFSKEETSSHYVAQAGLKLLHSSSPPTSAS, encoded by the exons ATGTCCCGCCAGGCGAAGGATGACTTCCTGCGGCACTACACAGTGTCGGACCCCAGGACGCACCCCAAGGGCTACACCGAGTACAAAGTAACCGCGCAG TTCATCTCAAAGAAGGACCCAGAGGATGTCAAAGAG GTGGTGGTCTGGAAGCGGTACAGCGACTTCCGCAAGCTGCATGGAGACCTGGCCTACACCCACCGCAACCTCTTCCGCCGCCTTGAGGAGTTCCCTGCGTTCCCCCGGGCCCAGGTGTTCG GCCGATTTGAAGCCTCAGTGATCGAGGAGCGGCGAAAGGGGGCAGAGGACCTGCTTCGCTTCACCGTGCACATACCCGCGCTCAACAACAGCCCCCAGCTCAAGGAGTTCTTCAGG GGTGGGGAGGTGACCCGACCCTCGGAGATGTCCAGGGACCTGCACATCCTGCCACCCCCTCTGATCCCCACCCCGCCCCCTGATGACCCCCGGCTACCCCAGCCGCTCCCTGCAGAAAGGAGGGGACTTGAGGAATTGGAGGTGCCAG TGGACCCCCCACCATCCAGCCCTGCCCAGGAGGCCCTGGATCTTCTCTTTAACTGTGAGAGCACCGAGGAAGCGTCTGGTTCCCCTGCCCGAGGCCCCCTCACCGAGGCTGAGCTGGCCCTCTTCGACCCCTTCTCCAAAGAAG agacaagctctcactatgttgcccaggctggtctcaagctcctgcactcaagtagtcctcccacctcggcctcctga